In Arthrobacter ramosus, one DNA window encodes the following:
- a CDS encoding dihydrofolate reductase family protein: MTKLIYAGIMSLDGYTADADGKFDWSMPDEEVHSFVNDLERPIGTYLYGRRMYEVMSAWEDMSLSEEPPVMRDYAEIWRAAEKIVYSTSLESPSTAKTRLEREFDAGAIRALKESSEQDMSIGGTVLAAQAIKAGLVDEFCLFLTPVVVGGGKQFLPDGVGLTLELLDEHRFGNGVVYLRYAKRA; encoded by the coding sequence ATGACGAAACTGATCTACGCAGGGATCATGTCCCTGGACGGCTACACAGCCGATGCCGACGGAAAATTCGATTGGAGCATGCCGGACGAAGAAGTGCACAGCTTCGTCAACGACCTTGAGCGGCCCATCGGCACATACCTCTATGGCAGGCGAATGTACGAGGTCATGTCCGCATGGGAGGACATGTCCCTTTCCGAGGAGCCACCGGTCATGCGGGACTACGCGGAGATCTGGCGTGCCGCGGAGAAGATCGTGTACTCGACGAGTCTGGAGAGTCCGTCCACCGCGAAGACACGCCTCGAGCGGGAGTTCGACGCCGGAGCCATCCGCGCGCTCAAAGAGTCGTCAGAGCAGGACATGTCCATTGGTGGCACGGTTCTAGCCGCCCAAGCCATCAAGGCCGGACTGGTGGACGAGTTCTGTCTCTTCCTCACGCCGGTCGTCGTCGGAGGCGGCAAGCAATTCCTCCCCGACGGCGTGGGCCTGACCCTTGAACTGTTGGACGAACATCGCTTTGGCAACGGCGTCGTCTACCTCCGGTACGCCAAGCGGGCATAA
- a CDS encoding DinB family protein — protein MDDKAVLLKYLRARRAELLAKLDGLDEYDVRRPMTPTGTNLLGLVKHVASVELGYFGEVFGRPSGRDLPWFADNAEADADLWVPPEESRDEIIELHRFSAEHSDATIESLPLDAPGEVPWWPEERRHVTLHQILVHMCVETAQHLGHADILRELIDGSAGKGPGDLNLSQRSPEEWADHRARIEAAARQAGRRLTPERAQDPS, from the coding sequence ATGGATGACAAAGCGGTTCTGCTCAAATACCTGCGCGCCCGTCGCGCCGAGCTCCTCGCCAAGCTTGACGGACTCGACGAGTACGACGTCCGCCGGCCCATGACCCCCACCGGCACCAACCTCCTGGGACTGGTCAAGCATGTGGCCAGCGTGGAGCTGGGGTACTTCGGGGAAGTCTTTGGCCGGCCCAGCGGCCGGGACTTACCGTGGTTCGCCGACAATGCCGAAGCCGACGCGGACCTGTGGGTTCCCCCGGAAGAGAGCAGGGACGAGATCATCGAATTGCACCGGTTCTCGGCCGAGCACAGCGATGCAACCATCGAGTCGCTCCCACTCGACGCTCCCGGGGAAGTGCCGTGGTGGCCGGAAGAACGCCGACACGTGACGCTCCATCAGATCCTGGTGCACATGTGCGTCGAGACGGCCCAGCACTTGGGGCATGCCGACATACTTCGTGAGCTTATCGACGGTTCGGCAGGGAAAGGCCCCGGGGACCTGAATTTGTCACAGCGAAGCCCCGAAGAATGGGCCGATCACCGGGCCCGGATCGAAGCCGCGGCGCGCCAGGCCGGGCGTAGGCTCACGCCTGAGCGGGCACAAGATCCTTCGTGA
- a CDS encoding GNAT family N-acetyltransferase — MKTTPTLPSSGLSVLTLPMRDPRVKPLLDELAVEYTTRYGDLFGSGGAAEELNRYPAGEFAAPHGALLILQESGETVAGGAFRRYDSGTAELKRIWTHSAHRRRGLARVVLAELEAEASRRGYRRIYLTTGPRQPEAKNLYLATGYTPLFDVDADPEEIKHLAFTKDLVPAQA, encoded by the coding sequence ATGAAAACAACGCCAACCCTGCCGTCGTCGGGCCTTTCCGTCCTGACCCTGCCCATGCGCGATCCACGGGTCAAGCCCCTTCTGGACGAACTCGCCGTCGAATACACCACGCGCTACGGGGACCTCTTCGGCAGCGGTGGCGCGGCCGAGGAGCTCAACAGGTACCCGGCCGGCGAGTTTGCCGCACCCCACGGCGCCCTGCTCATCCTGCAGGAGAGCGGCGAAACCGTAGCGGGCGGGGCATTCCGCCGCTACGACTCCGGTACGGCAGAGCTCAAGCGGATCTGGACGCATTCGGCCCACCGCCGTCGTGGGCTGGCCCGGGTGGTCCTCGCGGAACTGGAGGCCGAGGCGTCCCGGCGCGGCTACCGCCGGATCTACCTCACCACCGGTCCGCGGCAGCCCGAAGCCAAGAACCTGTACCTGGCCACGGGCTACACCCCGCTGTTCGACGTCGACGCGGATCCGGAAGAGATCAAGCACTTGGCGTTCACGAAGGATCTTGTGCCCGCTCAGGCGTGA
- a CDS encoding FAD/NAD(P)-binding protein, with protein sequence MPSFAPTIVFIGGGPRSAGILERLAANKPGLFDGPLSIHVVEPYEPGSGRIWRYDQSPGLLLNSTAADVTMFTDGSVACDGPSVDGPGLAAWAAGVLDGSIRDIPQLEPHLLEQLRALTPGSFPSRQLQSRYLEWFFRRAVAALGPDVTVTVHRDTATAVEHLAPVPDGGAKYRVRLASDGVLEADLVVYSLGHTDSRADPESARLADFAARHGGFHAAPSYTTDVDYSAIAPGQDVLVSGMGLAFVDLLVLLFEGRGGRFEDRPDGGLDYVPSGAEPRLWAGSRRGVPYHSKISSTLRGEPVGLPRYLTAAAVESLLAAHEELDFRTQLWPLIAKDAGYAYYRELFTGYPERVHGGWEEFSAQFDALDWYSCEREDLVAAAIPEPSLRLDLEALDQPFSGCAFADHAAVQRSVVSYIERDLNLRTSPNHSETLALFTALLRVYMELGRLVPQERLNSRSQQAVHGWWHGFFSFVDSGPPPHRLREILALHRAGLLQFLGSGMWVRPDEASGRFVAGSFQSPVVVDAAAYIEARLPSPSVVRSANPALADLHDAGRGTEQSLLTSDGPHSTGKLLVSSSHEVLAPDGGRQAGLFAVGPWTSGWGAGAFARPGTNAASFRENDALARRLLTELSAPHPSTGHPTSSQLLSF encoded by the coding sequence ATGCCGTCCTTCGCCCCCACTATCGTGTTTATTGGCGGTGGTCCGCGCTCTGCCGGCATCCTCGAACGGCTCGCGGCCAACAAGCCCGGACTCTTCGACGGCCCACTCTCCATCCACGTCGTCGAACCGTACGAACCCGGTTCCGGGAGGATCTGGCGCTATGACCAGAGCCCGGGACTCCTGCTCAACTCGACTGCGGCGGACGTCACGATGTTCACCGACGGTTCCGTGGCCTGCGATGGTCCCTCGGTGGACGGTCCGGGTCTCGCAGCATGGGCGGCCGGCGTGCTGGACGGTTCCATCCGGGACATCCCGCAGCTGGAGCCCCATCTCCTTGAGCAGCTCCGTGCGCTGACACCGGGGTCGTTTCCCAGCCGCCAGCTCCAGAGCAGATACCTTGAGTGGTTCTTCCGCAGGGCCGTCGCGGCACTCGGCCCGGACGTCACGGTGACGGTCCACCGGGACACGGCTACCGCCGTCGAACATCTTGCTCCAGTGCCCGACGGCGGTGCGAAATACCGCGTGCGGCTCGCCTCCGACGGGGTGCTGGAGGCGGATCTCGTGGTGTACTCCCTGGGCCACACGGACTCCCGGGCCGATCCGGAATCAGCGCGGCTGGCCGATTTCGCCGCCCGCCACGGCGGATTCCACGCGGCGCCGTCGTACACCACCGACGTCGATTATTCGGCGATCGCACCCGGCCAGGACGTCCTGGTCTCGGGCATGGGACTCGCGTTCGTGGACCTTCTGGTGCTCTTGTTCGAGGGCCGCGGCGGCCGCTTCGAAGACAGGCCCGACGGCGGCCTGGACTATGTGCCGTCCGGCGCCGAACCGAGACTCTGGGCAGGCTCGCGGCGCGGAGTCCCCTACCACTCCAAGATCTCGTCGACCCTGCGAGGGGAACCCGTCGGCCTGCCCCGGTACTTAACCGCCGCCGCTGTGGAATCGCTGCTCGCCGCCCACGAGGAGCTGGATTTCCGGACCCAGCTCTGGCCGCTCATCGCCAAGGACGCCGGCTACGCCTATTACCGCGAGCTCTTCACCGGCTATCCGGAACGGGTCCACGGCGGCTGGGAGGAATTTTCGGCGCAATTCGATGCCCTGGATTGGTACAGCTGCGAACGCGAAGACCTCGTGGCCGCGGCCATCCCGGAACCCTCCCTCCGGCTCGACCTCGAAGCCCTGGACCAGCCTTTCAGCGGCTGCGCCTTCGCGGACCATGCAGCCGTGCAACGATCCGTGGTGAGCTACATCGAACGTGACCTCAACCTCCGTACCAGCCCGAACCATTCGGAAACCTTGGCCCTGTTCACGGCCTTGCTCCGCGTCTACATGGAACTCGGCCGGTTGGTCCCGCAGGAGCGGCTCAATTCGCGCTCCCAGCAAGCGGTGCACGGGTGGTGGCACGGTTTCTTCAGCTTCGTGGATTCCGGCCCGCCGCCCCACCGGCTGCGCGAAATCCTCGCCCTGCACCGGGCCGGATTGCTGCAGTTCCTGGGTTCGGGCATGTGGGTGCGCCCGGACGAGGCCAGCGGCCGTTTCGTGGCCGGTTCCTTCCAATCGCCCGTGGTGGTGGACGCAGCGGCGTACATCGAGGCACGGTTGCCGTCGCCGTCGGTGGTGCGATCGGCCAACCCCGCGCTGGCGGACCTGCACGACGCCGGTCGGGGCACCGAACAGTCGCTCCTCACCTCGGACGGCCCGCACTCCACCGGTAAGCTGTTGGTCTCGAGTTCGCACGAAGTCCTGGCTCCCGACGGCGGACGGCAGGCGGGCCTCTTCGCCGTCGGACCGTGGACCTCGGGTTGGGGCGCCGGTGCGTTCGCGCGGCCCGGAACGAACGCTGCATCGTTCCGGGAGAATGACGCCCTGGCCCGCCGCCTCCTGACCGAACTCTCCGCCCCTCACCCAAGCACCGGCCACCCAACTAGCTCGCAGTTGTTGTCGTTTTGA
- a CDS encoding amino acid ABC transporter permease: MSSAATTVAQSAQQSAPEPAPGAFLEHSAFLEHSAFLEHSAFAESPTADAAQSADANSAVARPAADYSGYKMVPARHPWRWVGTVLVALGVVAVAWSLATNPRWEWGVVAQWFTAQSVVNGLVETLKLTAISGALGFVLGFILALMRLSASPLLLSVSWTFSWIFRSTPLLVQMLLWYNLGYLYEKISLGIPFTDIRFFEVQTTTLISQFAAAVLGLTLNQAAYSAEIIRGGILSVDQGQLEAAAALGIPAWRRSTRIVLPQAMRAILPTAFNEIIGLVKGTSIVYVLAYSELFYTVQVIYNRTQQVLPLLLVATLWYVAITSVLSVFQYYIERHYSKGAVRNLPLTPLQKARKFFATHAPVNTDRAKEVR; the protein is encoded by the coding sequence ATGAGTTCAGCAGCAACCACAGTGGCGCAGTCCGCACAGCAATCTGCACCGGAACCGGCGCCCGGCGCCTTTTTGGAACACAGCGCCTTTTTGGAACACAGCGCCTTTTTGGAACACAGCGCCTTCGCGGAAAGCCCGACGGCGGACGCTGCCCAGAGTGCCGACGCCAACAGTGCCGTCGCCCGGCCCGCAGCCGACTACTCCGGCTACAAAATGGTTCCTGCCCGGCATCCGTGGCGCTGGGTAGGCACCGTGCTGGTCGCTCTTGGCGTCGTCGCCGTGGCCTGGTCCCTCGCGACTAACCCGCGCTGGGAATGGGGTGTCGTGGCGCAATGGTTCACCGCGCAATCCGTGGTGAACGGCCTCGTGGAGACACTGAAGCTGACGGCCATCTCCGGCGCGCTCGGCTTTGTCCTCGGCTTCATTCTGGCGCTCATGAGGCTCTCGGCCTCGCCGCTGCTGCTCTCGGTGTCCTGGACGTTCTCCTGGATCTTCCGCTCCACGCCCTTGTTGGTCCAGATGCTGCTTTGGTACAACCTGGGCTACCTCTACGAGAAAATCAGCCTGGGCATCCCCTTCACGGATATCCGCTTCTTCGAGGTCCAGACCACCACGCTCATCAGCCAATTCGCGGCGGCCGTCCTGGGACTGACCCTCAACCAAGCGGCGTACTCGGCGGAAATCATCCGCGGCGGCATCCTCTCGGTGGATCAAGGCCAGCTCGAGGCCGCCGCGGCCCTGGGCATTCCGGCCTGGCGACGGTCCACCAGGATCGTGTTGCCGCAGGCCATGCGGGCCATCCTACCCACCGCTTTCAACGAGATCATCGGCCTGGTCAAGGGAACGTCGATCGTCTACGTCCTGGCCTATTCCGAGCTCTTCTACACCGTGCAGGTCATCTACAACCGCACCCAGCAGGTCCTTCCGCTGCTCCTCGTGGCGACCCTCTGGTACGTGGCCATTACCTCGGTCCTGAGCGTCTTCCAGTACTACATCGAGCGGCACTACTCGAAGGGCGCCGTCCGCAACCTGCCGCTCACTCCGCTGCAGAAGGCCAGGAAGTTCTTTGCCACCCACGCACCCGTGAACACTGACCGAGCGAAGGAAGTCCGATGA
- a CDS encoding amino acid ABC transporter ATP-binding protein has product MSTAATRGHVEITNVRKSFGGTEVLKGVSLTVPPGGVAVIVGPSGSGKSTLLRTINHLEKVDGGYITIDGQLVGYQVRGNKLHELREKDILKQRTDIGMVFQNFNLFPHLTALENVTEAPVVALHRNKAEARKRALELLDRVGLKDRADAYPRQLSGGQQQRVAIARALALDPKILLFDEPTSALDPELVNEVLDVIRELATSGTTLIIVTHEMGFARDVADTVVFMDQGQIVEQGSPQEIFANPREPRTRSFFSKVIEPAFNI; this is encoded by the coding sequence ATGAGTACCGCTGCAACCCGCGGCCATGTGGAAATCACCAACGTCCGCAAGTCCTTTGGGGGCACGGAAGTCCTCAAGGGTGTGTCCCTGACGGTGCCGCCCGGCGGAGTCGCAGTGATCGTGGGGCCCTCCGGCTCCGGGAAGTCCACGCTCCTGCGGACCATCAACCACTTGGAAAAGGTGGACGGCGGGTACATCACCATCGACGGCCAATTGGTGGGCTACCAGGTCCGTGGAAACAAGCTGCACGAACTGCGCGAAAAGGACATCCTCAAGCAGCGCACGGACATCGGCATGGTGTTCCAGAACTTCAACCTGTTCCCGCACCTCACCGCACTGGAAAACGTGACCGAAGCACCCGTCGTCGCGCTCCACCGGAACAAAGCCGAAGCGCGCAAGCGTGCGCTGGAACTCCTGGACCGCGTGGGCCTCAAGGACCGGGCCGATGCCTACCCACGGCAATTGTCCGGCGGCCAGCAACAGCGCGTTGCCATCGCCCGGGCGCTGGCCCTTGACCCCAAGATCCTGCTCTTCGACGAACCAACTTCGGCGTTGGATCCGGAGCTGGTCAACGAGGTCCTGGACGTCATCCGAGAACTCGCGACGTCGGGCACCACATTGATCATCGTCACGCACGAAATGGGCTTCGCCCGCGATGTGGCGGACACCGTGGTCTTCATGGATCAAGGCCAGATCGTGGAGCAAGGCAGTCCCCAGGAGATCTTCGCGAATCCCCGTGAACCCCGGACGCGGAGCTTCTTCTCCAAAGTCATCGAACCAGCATTCAACATCTGA
- a CDS encoding ABC transporter substrate-binding protein gives MLRINLKFLALAVLPAVVLPALAGCSDPGASAGGASLFASTARNGVVYNTSPEQNRIRAQKDPAAAAAVPAAIGKDGKLTVATTAGSIPLSFYATDNKTPIGVEVDLAQLVADKLGLALDVQVTSWENWPLKTQSGDFEAVFSNVGINKDRVKLFDFSTYRAAYMGFEAKKSSTYNVKGADDISGLKVSVGSGTNQEKILLAWNKDLESRGKAPATLQYYSSDADTILALSSGRTDLNIAPYPSVSYRENTRNDLKVVGKVNAGWPSETLVAATTLKGNGLAPAITDALNSAIKDGSYGKVLDRWGLTEEALPESKTVTEANLGSAK, from the coding sequence ATGCTTCGCATTAATCTCAAATTTTTGGCGCTCGCCGTGCTGCCCGCCGTCGTACTCCCGGCGCTCGCCGGCTGCTCCGACCCCGGCGCGTCCGCCGGCGGCGCCAGCCTGTTCGCGAGTACTGCCCGCAACGGCGTCGTCTACAACACCTCGCCCGAGCAGAACCGCATCCGGGCGCAGAAGGACCCCGCCGCGGCAGCCGCGGTTCCCGCTGCGATCGGCAAGGACGGCAAATTGACCGTTGCCACCACGGCTGGATCCATCCCGCTGTCCTTCTACGCGACGGACAACAAGACCCCGATCGGCGTCGAGGTGGACCTCGCACAACTTGTAGCCGACAAGCTCGGCCTCGCCCTGGACGTGCAGGTCACCTCCTGGGAGAACTGGCCGCTCAAGACGCAGTCGGGGGATTTCGAAGCCGTGTTCTCGAATGTGGGCATCAACAAGGACCGGGTTAAACTGTTCGACTTCTCCACCTACCGCGCCGCCTACATGGGCTTCGAGGCCAAGAAGTCGTCGACGTACAACGTCAAGGGCGCGGATGACATCTCCGGGCTGAAGGTCTCGGTGGGCTCGGGAACCAACCAGGAGAAGATCCTCCTGGCCTGGAACAAGGACCTGGAATCCCGCGGCAAGGCGCCTGCAACCCTGCAGTACTACTCCTCCGACGCCGACACCATCCTGGCGCTCTCCTCCGGCCGGACAGACTTGAACATCGCGCCCTACCCGTCCGTGTCCTACCGGGAAAACACCCGGAACGACCTGAAAGTGGTGGGCAAGGTCAACGCCGGCTGGCCCTCCGAGACCCTCGTCGCGGCTACCACCCTCAAAGGAAACGGCCTGGCTCCGGCCATCACGGATGCCTTGAATTCGGCCATCAAGGACGGTTCCTACGGCAAGGTCCTGGATCGCTGGGGCCTGACCGAGGAAGCCCTGCCGGAATCCAAAACCGTGACCGAGGCCAACTTGGGGAGTGCGAAATGA
- a CDS encoding LLM class flavin-dependent oxidoreductase has protein sequence MKFQVLDIIPHLKNPVTGEIVSTAERLNQVVETARRAEELGFDSFAVGERHAGEFISSSPTAVLAAIAAVTNRIRLQTGVTVLSVLDPVRVAEDYATIDQLSRGRLELVIGKGNEVLQYPLFGLSLDDQWELLGEKYGLLRRLWREENVTWSGRFRPALIEATTTTPRPFAGSPRIWHGSATTLTSAALAAQWGDPLFTANAIQPRENYKILIDHYREEYERHGHDPRHQYLGSGSGAGGVFIADTTQEAKRQFGPVYEALTIGRNVPGNNSPFRDIDHAVAEGPALVGSPEQVIDKILSYHALYGHDLQSISLPTTLPFEQQLEILERFALEIIPAVRAAAPTTLWEPADPFGGRPEFAGATSTDAAGTVTADHVTHRSENVYAH, from the coding sequence ATGAAGTTCCAGGTACTCGATATCATTCCGCACCTGAAGAACCCGGTAACCGGGGAAATTGTCTCGACGGCGGAGCGGCTCAACCAGGTGGTGGAGACTGCCCGCAGGGCCGAGGAGCTGGGTTTTGACAGTTTCGCCGTAGGGGAGCGGCACGCGGGAGAATTCATCTCTTCGTCCCCGACAGCGGTCCTCGCCGCGATTGCGGCCGTCACCAACCGCATCAGGCTCCAGACCGGCGTCACCGTTTTGTCCGTGCTGGATCCCGTGCGGGTGGCCGAAGACTACGCCACGATCGACCAATTGAGCCGGGGCCGCCTGGAACTCGTGATCGGCAAGGGCAACGAGGTGCTGCAGTACCCCTTGTTTGGGCTCTCCCTTGATGATCAGTGGGAGCTGCTCGGCGAAAAGTACGGGCTCTTGCGGCGGCTGTGGCGGGAGGAAAACGTCACGTGGTCCGGCCGTTTCCGACCCGCGTTGATCGAAGCAACGACGACGACGCCGCGACCGTTTGCGGGTTCGCCACGGATTTGGCACGGCTCGGCTACAACCCTCACCTCGGCCGCGCTCGCCGCACAGTGGGGCGATCCGCTGTTCACCGCCAACGCCATCCAGCCTCGCGAGAACTACAAGATCCTGATCGACCATTACCGCGAGGAATACGAACGCCACGGTCACGATCCGCGCCACCAGTACCTCGGTTCGGGTTCCGGCGCCGGTGGCGTGTTCATCGCGGACACCACGCAGGAAGCCAAGCGCCAGTTCGGGCCGGTCTACGAGGCGTTGACGATCGGACGCAACGTCCCGGGCAACAATTCGCCGTTCCGGGACATCGACCACGCTGTGGCTGAAGGTCCTGCGCTGGTGGGCAGCCCGGAACAGGTCATCGACAAAATCCTGAGCTACCACGCGCTCTACGGCCACGATCTGCAGTCCATTTCCTTGCCCACCACCCTGCCCTTCGAGCAGCAGCTGGAGATCCTGGAGCGGTTCGCGCTTGAGATCATTCCTGCGGTCCGAGCCGCCGCGCCCACCACGCTGTGGGAGCCTGCGGATCCCTTCGGCGGCCGTCCGGAATTCGCTGGAGCCACCTCGACTGACGCCGCCGGAACCGTCACCGCAGACCACGTAACCCACAGGAGTGAAAATGTCTACGCCCACTGA
- a CDS encoding DUF1684 domain-containing protein gives MSTPTETAAPTTAAFTAAWQEWHAAHERHRADPHGFLAVTHLHWLGHSHRPGGAAAPLDGVPGTWSVENDVVTVVLGPGESLLRDGHELNPDGAGATVTFGPIAERDGLDLKAGDAVVELAKRGGEYIVRPRHPGNPLLNEYRGTPAYAPDASFAVNGTFVPFAVLRPTTVGAAVEGIQHVYEAPGELHFTLASQDLVLTAFNGHAPGTLSVLFTDATSGKTTYAANRSLTVTPEADGSVVLDFNRAVNLPCAYTDLATCPLPPAENRLSVAIEAGERIPYERQEQQ, from the coding sequence ATGTCTACGCCCACTGAAACGGCTGCCCCCACCACCGCGGCCTTCACCGCCGCGTGGCAGGAATGGCACGCCGCGCATGAGCGCCACCGCGCCGATCCGCACGGATTCCTCGCCGTCACCCACCTGCACTGGCTTGGGCATTCGCATCGGCCTGGCGGCGCAGCTGCTCCCCTGGACGGGGTGCCGGGCACGTGGAGCGTGGAGAACGACGTGGTCACCGTGGTTTTGGGGCCGGGCGAAAGCCTGCTTCGTGACGGCCACGAACTCAACCCCGACGGCGCAGGGGCCACCGTCACGTTCGGCCCCATCGCGGAACGGGACGGCCTCGACCTCAAGGCGGGGGACGCCGTCGTCGAACTCGCCAAGCGTGGCGGCGAGTACATTGTCCGGCCGCGACATCCCGGGAACCCGCTGCTCAATGAATACCGCGGCACACCGGCATACGCGCCGGATGCTTCGTTCGCCGTGAACGGTACGTTCGTGCCGTTCGCGGTTCTCCGACCGACCACCGTGGGCGCCGCCGTCGAGGGCATCCAGCACGTCTACGAAGCACCGGGCGAGCTCCATTTCACGCTCGCGAGCCAGGACTTGGTGCTGACGGCTTTCAATGGACATGCTCCGGGCACGCTCTCGGTGTTGTTCACGGACGCGACCTCGGGCAAGACCACTTACGCGGCCAATCGCTCGCTCACCGTGACCCCGGAAGCGGACGGCTCCGTGGTGCTTGATTTCAACCGTGCGGTCAACCTGCCGTGCGCCTACACGGACCTTGCGACCTGCCCGCTGCCGCCTGCCGAGAACCGGCTGAGCGTGGCCATCGAAGCCGGCGAACGGATCCCTTACGAAAGGCAGGAACAGCAATGA
- a CDS encoding LLM class flavin-dependent oxidoreductase, with amino-acid sequence MSGNSRPGRPGFLALELDGDGAHPAAWRKARHAPDELLNGARIRSTVLAAESAGFQVATFADGPVSSGRDVAGRLNALQRAAFAGPVTSSIVLVPEVDTVYTEPFHVSTQLASLDYVSGGRAGWLVAASGSTEEAAAVGRSFAEGAALAQEAAASVEVSRRLWDSWEDGAVIRDVATGRYLDVDKLHYVDFETPSDFAGPGYSVKGPSIIPRPLQGQLPVVAQAGLLPSDADVVLVSAPTTSLLAAEVAEVRRAIAGGGAVVGGGAVDRIGPAVVAELDVVLDSRGQSASARLAELDAFTPWSSSRARFVGTAAELAGFLAGLLAVADGVRLHPAVLDVELEELAQLVLPELRRRGALKPFAQGGTFRELLGLERPLSRYASPGSEN; translated from the coding sequence ATGAGCGGCAACTCTCGTCCGGGCCGGCCCGGATTCTTGGCCTTGGAGCTCGACGGCGACGGCGCCCACCCCGCAGCCTGGCGCAAAGCCCGGCATGCCCCGGATGAGTTGCTGAACGGTGCACGGATCCGGAGCACGGTGCTGGCGGCGGAGTCGGCGGGGTTTCAGGTGGCGACGTTCGCCGACGGGCCTGTGAGTTCTGGACGTGACGTTGCCGGCCGCCTGAACGCCTTGCAGCGGGCCGCCTTCGCCGGGCCGGTGACAAGTTCGATTGTGCTGGTCCCTGAAGTCGACACGGTTTACACCGAGCCCTTCCACGTTTCGACGCAGCTGGCGAGCCTGGACTACGTCTCGGGCGGACGGGCCGGTTGGCTCGTCGCGGCGAGCGGCTCCACGGAGGAGGCAGCCGCCGTCGGGCGCTCTTTTGCTGAAGGTGCCGCGTTGGCGCAGGAGGCCGCGGCGTCTGTGGAAGTGAGCCGGCGGCTCTGGGATTCCTGGGAGGACGGCGCCGTGATCCGCGACGTGGCTACCGGGCGGTACCTCGACGTCGACAAACTCCATTACGTCGACTTCGAGACACCATCGGATTTCGCAGGGCCCGGGTACTCGGTGAAGGGACCCTCCATCATTCCGCGTCCGCTGCAGGGGCAGTTGCCCGTGGTTGCGCAGGCCGGTTTGCTTCCTTCGGACGCCGATGTGGTGCTGGTGTCCGCTCCGACGACTTCACTGCTTGCCGCGGAGGTGGCGGAGGTGCGTCGGGCTATTGCTGGGGGCGGCGCCGTTGTTGGAGGCGGCGCCGTTGATCGGATCGGCCCGGCGGTGGTGGCGGAGCTCGACGTCGTCCTCGACTCGCGCGGGCAGAGCGCCTCTGCGCGGCTCGCCGAACTGGACGCGTTTACTCCTTGGTCCAGTTCCCGCGCGCGTTTTGTCGGCACGGCAGCGGAACTGGCGGGCTTCCTTGCCGGGCTGCTTGCTGTGGCCGACGGCGTTCGGCTGCATCCGGCGGTGCTGGACGTGGAACTCGAGGAGTTGGCGCAGCTGGTGTTGCCCGAGCTTCGTCGCCGCGGGGCGCTTAAGCCTTTTGCCCAGGGCGGCACGTTCCGGGAATTGCTGGGTCTGGAGAGGCCGCTGAGCCGGTACGCGAGCCCTGGCTCGGAAAACTGA